A single genomic interval of Chitinophaga sp. 180180018-3 harbors:
- a CDS encoding TlpA disulfide reductase family protein produces the protein MRNRIIALGCCLLSGSAALAQKAEQYRNADPKELVKRTDLTEQQLSDIQRYYQFELKDTKRGQELQQLLVNKYPKGALARLAAFHQVSSLKTAAEMTTASEDFLKTFPYAEWKVNPNGQEFIYYTIHRSLGASYMDNRKFEKFMAFCTPLNFKTENELYRWNVMRAYVFKTVGYDTLVRISTSLIDELVKKVTDRSYEENGVFNPEQAAANASEQLDNELSTHISLLHNLKQYTTAKGYFKYLSAKGAYASADLNNVRLDILRQTGDQSSIQAFLENCVRANAMTAGMFDALKAIFTAKNKTAGAYDKYLLQLKSGNEQEELKAAVRAQLTNQEYVPFALEDADGKMVRSSEWGDKIVVLDFWATWCKPCISAFPGMQMLVDKYASDPQVAVYMVGTMQTGNYKEKSVGYVKQEGFRFHLLHDAVNKKTGEQDLVFKSFVPFFQSSAIPRKVILKDGIMRYTSEGYSGSPSKLVDELSYAIELLKNEK, from the coding sequence ATGAGAAATAGAATCATCGCGTTAGGATGCTGCCTTCTGTCGGGAAGCGCTGCACTTGCCCAGAAAGCGGAGCAGTACCGCAATGCTGATCCCAAAGAACTGGTAAAGAGAACAGATCTGACAGAGCAGCAATTGTCGGATATACAACGATATTACCAGTTTGAACTAAAGGATACCAAAAGAGGGCAGGAGCTACAACAGCTTTTGGTGAACAAGTATCCTAAAGGGGCATTGGCCAGGCTTGCCGCCTTCCACCAGGTATCTTCATTGAAAACCGCGGCGGAAATGACTACGGCTTCAGAAGATTTTCTGAAAACTTTTCCTTATGCAGAATGGAAGGTCAATCCGAACGGCCAGGAGTTTATCTATTATACCATTCACCGGAGCCTGGGAGCTTCGTATATGGATAACCGTAAGTTTGAAAAATTTATGGCTTTCTGCACGCCGCTTAATTTTAAAACAGAGAATGAACTGTACAGATGGAATGTTATGCGGGCCTATGTTTTCAAGACCGTAGGCTATGATACACTTGTTCGTATATCCACCTCACTGATTGATGAGCTGGTAAAAAAAGTAACTGACAGATCTTATGAGGAAAACGGTGTTTTTAATCCGGAACAGGCGGCCGCCAATGCCAGCGAACAACTGGATAACGAACTGAGTACACATATTTCCCTCCTGCATAATCTGAAACAATATACCACCGCTAAAGGATACTTCAAATACCTGTCTGCCAAAGGAGCTTATGCCTCCGCCGATCTAAACAACGTTCGGCTGGATATACTTCGGCAAACCGGTGACCAGTCATCGATACAGGCTTTCCTTGAAAATTGTGTGAGGGCCAATGCCATGACCGCCGGGATGTTTGACGCTTTAAAGGCCATATTCACTGCCAAAAATAAAACCGCCGGTGCATATGATAAATATCTGCTGCAGTTGAAATCAGGTAATGAACAGGAAGAATTGAAGGCGGCGGTACGTGCCCAACTGACTAACCAGGAGTATGTGCCGTTTGCGTTGGAAGATGCCGACGGCAAGATGGTCAGATCCAGTGAATGGGGAGATAAAATTGTAGTGCTGGATTTCTGGGCTACCTGGTGTAAACCCTGTATCAGCGCCTTTCCGGGCATGCAAATGCTGGTCGATAAATACGCATCAGATCCACAGGTAGCTGTTTATATGGTCGGTACTATGCAAACCGGCAACTACAAGGAAAAATCTGTTGGATATGTAAAGCAGGAAGGTTTCCGTTTTCATTTGCTTCATGATGCAGTCAATAAAAAAACAGGTGAGCAGGATCTGGTGTTTAAATCGTTCGTGCCTTTCTTCCAGTCGTCCGCAATTCCGAGGAAGGTGATTCTTAAAGATGGCATAATGCGTTATACTTCTGAAGGCTACTCCGGAAGCCCGAGTAAGCTGGTAGATGAGCTGAGCTATGCCATTGAACTTTTAAAAAACGAAAAATAG
- a CDS encoding S41 family peptidase: MLLKKYVIVTLGLAGLSLSTHAQVNPKEKLWQTLKTIQENYVDSLNEETLINAAITGMMRELDPHSKYFSSEEAAQMQAAMKGNFAGIGIQYMMQHDSLYITQVISGGPAERAGLKTGDRITTIDKASVKGATNFDIMKKIRGKKGTPVALEVLRKGNEATFTTDIIRDVVADRSVRSAYMINDTVGYISLRIFSETTRTEIDKALTQLKAQGMKSLILDLQGNGGGYVQAAIGVADEFLPKDKLVFYSMGRDKGKDYYYTGGFGNFMEGNLVVLIDQYTASASEILTGALQDWDRAVVVGRRSFGKGLMQRPVPVFDGAVLELTGARYYTPSGRSIQKPYKGAEYNDNVQTRLASGELMHANVIQFPDSLKYTTLVNKRTVFGGGGIMPDKFIPIDTVEYNGWLQDVSDHNLAGRFTFDYLDTNRAALLSSYPDFNAFNRHYNVPDYLVQQVIGAAEKAGLPLHPSSKDRIISLLSLEIKGQVASQLFAGNDYYQQVINTDNTSFQEALQLLEQPGHYAVILKKTATKKSKQH; the protein is encoded by the coding sequence ATGTTGCTGAAGAAATATGTTATTGTAACATTAGGCCTGGCTGGACTTTCATTATCCACACATGCGCAGGTAAATCCTAAAGAAAAGTTGTGGCAGACCCTGAAAACCATCCAGGAAAACTACGTAGACTCACTGAATGAAGAAACGTTGATAAATGCTGCGATTACAGGCATGATGCGCGAACTCGATCCACATTCGAAATACTTTTCCAGTGAGGAGGCTGCGCAGATGCAGGCGGCCATGAAAGGCAATTTTGCTGGTATCGGCATACAGTATATGATGCAGCATGATAGTCTTTATATCACGCAGGTTATTTCCGGAGGCCCCGCAGAAAGGGCAGGCCTGAAGACGGGCGACAGGATTACCACCATTGATAAGGCATCTGTAAAAGGAGCCACCAACTTCGATATCATGAAGAAAATCAGGGGTAAGAAGGGAACGCCTGTGGCCCTGGAAGTGCTCCGTAAAGGAAACGAAGCCACGTTTACAACGGACATTATCCGGGATGTGGTGGCCGACAGGTCAGTAAGATCTGCTTATATGATCAATGATACAGTAGGATATATATCGTTACGCATCTTCAGTGAAACTACCCGCACAGAAATAGATAAGGCGCTTACACAGCTGAAAGCACAGGGTATGAAAAGCCTGATCCTGGATTTACAGGGTAACGGAGGAGGCTATGTACAGGCGGCAATAGGTGTTGCTGATGAATTTTTACCTAAGGATAAGCTGGTCTTTTATAGTATGGGTAGAGATAAGGGGAAAGATTACTACTACACTGGCGGATTCGGCAATTTTATGGAAGGCAACCTGGTGGTATTGATTGATCAGTACACCGCCTCCGCCAGTGAAATTCTGACTGGTGCACTGCAAGATTGGGACAGGGCAGTAGTTGTAGGAAGAAGAAGTTTCGGTAAAGGCCTGATGCAACGTCCGGTGCCGGTATTCGACGGGGCAGTACTGGAGCTGACAGGCGCCCGTTATTATACCCCTTCCGGCAGATCCATTCAGAAACCTTATAAGGGAGCTGAGTATAACGATAACGTACAAACGCGATTAGCCAGTGGTGAACTGATGCATGCCAATGTTATTCAATTTCCCGATTCGCTGAAATATACTACGCTGGTAAATAAGCGCACTGTCTTTGGCGGTGGGGGCATCATGCCGGATAAATTCATCCCGATTGATACCGTGGAATACAACGGCTGGCTGCAGGATGTATCTGACCATAATCTCGCTGGCAGGTTTACTTTCGATTACCTGGATACTAATCGTGCGGCCCTCTTATCCAGCTACCCTGATTTCAACGCCTTCAACCGGCATTACAACGTGCCCGATTATCTCGTACAGCAGGTGATTGGCGCTGCGGAAAAGGCCGGATTGCCCTTACATCCTTCCAGTAAAGACAGGATCATCAGCTTGTTGTCGCTGGAAATAAAAGGCCAGGTAGCCAGTCAGCTTTTTGCCGGCAATGATTATTATCAGCAGGTTATCAACACTGATAATACCAGCTTCCAGGAGGCTTTACAGCTACTGGAGCAGCCCGGACATTATGCTGTTATATTGAAGAAGACAGCGACAAAAAAAAGTAAGCAACATTGA
- a CDS encoding aldehyde dehydrogenase family protein has protein sequence MKTISKGYINGEFVALNGTAVFDLINPANHQKIGEVTLGDETDTQRAIAAAKAAFKSFSKTSVEERIKLLENLRDAVSKREKELTSVMILEYGGTQQFSAMSTQNAIASFDNMIETLRHFEFQRKAGNTVVQMTPVGVVGIITPWNSSNSFVCNKLATAIAAGCTVVVKPSEMSALQTQVLTECFHEAGLPKGLYNMINGLGNVVGNAITNHPDVAKVSFTGSTVTGKLIAKSAVDTIKRVTLELGGKSPNIILDDANFEQAIPQAVFGAYMNSGQACIAPTRLLVPKTKLTEVNQLARAAAGQIVVGDPASNNTNVGPMVSEKQFERVQQYIQIGLDEGATLLTGGTGKPEGLENGNFVKATIFTNVRNNMRIAQEEIFGPVLSIIPYENEEDAIAIANDTTYGLAAYITSSDENRALRVASRIDAGRVCINGFKHDPLAPFGGFKQSGIGREFGAYGLDAYLEPKSILV, from the coding sequence ATGAAAACTATCAGCAAAGGCTACATCAATGGTGAGTTTGTAGCACTCAACGGTACAGCGGTTTTTGATCTGATCAATCCAGCTAATCATCAAAAGATTGGTGAAGTAACATTAGGCGATGAGACAGATACTCAGCGGGCAATTGCCGCAGCTAAAGCAGCTTTTAAATCGTTTTCCAAAACGAGTGTGGAAGAACGTATTAAGCTGCTGGAAAACTTACGGGATGCCGTTAGTAAGAGAGAAAAAGAATTGACCTCCGTAATGATCCTGGAATATGGCGGTACACAGCAGTTCAGCGCTATGAGCACACAAAACGCTATCGCTTCTTTCGATAATATGATCGAAACGCTTCGTCATTTTGAGTTTCAGCGAAAGGCAGGAAACACGGTGGTGCAGATGACCCCGGTAGGCGTGGTGGGCATCATCACTCCCTGGAATTCCAGCAACAGCTTTGTTTGCAACAAGCTGGCAACGGCTATCGCTGCGGGTTGCACGGTAGTGGTGAAACCAAGTGAAATGAGCGCATTGCAAACGCAGGTACTTACGGAGTGTTTCCACGAAGCGGGCTTGCCGAAAGGACTTTACAATATGATAAACGGATTGGGAAATGTAGTGGGCAACGCCATTACAAACCATCCGGACGTTGCCAAGGTATCTTTCACCGGCTCTACCGTTACCGGAAAACTAATTGCTAAATCTGCCGTGGACACGATAAAACGCGTAACATTGGAGTTGGGTGGAAAATCACCGAATATCATCCTGGACGATGCAAATTTTGAACAGGCCATCCCGCAGGCGGTATTTGGAGCGTATATGAATAGCGGACAGGCGTGCATTGCGCCTACACGTTTACTGGTGCCCAAAACGAAGCTAACGGAGGTGAATCAGCTGGCCAGGGCTGCCGCCGGACAGATAGTAGTAGGGGACCCCGCCAGCAACAACACTAACGTAGGGCCAATGGTATCCGAAAAACAGTTCGAACGTGTACAGCAGTATATCCAAATTGGCCTGGATGAAGGAGCCACCCTGCTGACTGGCGGAACCGGCAAGCCTGAAGGACTTGAAAACGGGAATTTTGTAAAAGCTACCATCTTTACCAATGTCCGTAATAACATGCGCATCGCGCAGGAGGAAATTTTTGGCCCGGTACTTTCTATTATTCCCTACGAAAATGAGGAAGACGCCATCGCTATCGCCAACGATACTACCTACGGACTGGCAGCATATATTACTTCTTCCGACGAAAACCGTGCCCTGCGCGTAGCTTCGCGGATTGATGCCGGAAGGGTTTGCATCAATGGATTCAAACATGATCCGTTGGCGCCGTTCGGCGGGTTCAAGCAATCAGGAATAGGAAGGGAGTTTGGCGCTTACGGACTGGATGCCTACCTGGAACCTAAATCAATACTGGTATAA
- a CDS encoding RagB/SusD family nutrient uptake outer membrane protein, with translation MTMKHIYLSLLVFAVGTISCRKFVEVEQPNQRQFKYTADFQRLLNNMSLFESSAALPMLSSDDINLESNTSLQNQLTNELGNIYTWAADYYTSDQNDAGWDQLYNQIYVCNQVTANVMASTDGSMEQKRHVYAEAQTQRAATYLTLINLYARVYNASNAAADPGLPLLLSPDLQVPLNRASVKQVYDQIIKDLTEALPQLPDHPSYNFHPGKAAGYGLLARTYLYMQRYSEAADNAAKALGVQSTLLDLNDYADGKNAYPRRLDNAEVILGKKAGKPGYLDLPLSTELLNRLTPEDLRYQLFTRAGSTFLPSFTGRGSYRDKIFMGDNVSVGISVPEMMLTQAEGLARAGRKDDAMALVNKLRQKRFRPAQYAVLTAASNDEALRIVIDERRRELFGTGLRWFDQRRLSMEPALMETVTRVFKGVTYTLKPGDRYVYPIPPKNIELNPELTQNQR, from the coding sequence ATGACAATGAAACATATATATCTTTCGCTGTTGGTGTTTGCTGTAGGAACTATTTCCTGCCGCAAGTTCGTGGAGGTGGAACAACCCAACCAGCGGCAATTTAAATATACCGCCGATTTCCAGCGCCTGCTCAACAATATGAGCCTGTTCGAATCTTCTGCTGCGCTGCCGATGTTATCCAGTGATGATATCAACCTGGAATCCAATACCAGCCTGCAGAATCAGCTGACCAACGAATTAGGGAATATCTATACCTGGGCCGCGGACTACTATACCTCCGATCAAAACGATGCAGGCTGGGACCAGCTATATAATCAGATATACGTTTGTAACCAGGTAACAGCAAATGTAATGGCCAGTACCGACGGCTCCATGGAGCAAAAACGCCATGTCTACGCAGAAGCACAAACGCAGCGGGCAGCCACGTATCTGACATTGATCAACCTGTACGCAAGGGTATACAATGCATCTAATGCCGCTGCGGATCCGGGGTTGCCGTTATTACTCTCTCCCGATCTGCAGGTACCGCTTAACCGGGCCTCTGTGAAACAGGTGTACGATCAGATTATCAAAGATCTGACGGAAGCCCTGCCGCAGCTGCCGGACCACCCTTCTTATAACTTTCATCCCGGTAAGGCAGCGGGTTACGGCCTGCTGGCCAGAACTTACCTGTACATGCAACGCTACAGCGAAGCCGCCGACAACGCCGCCAAAGCCCTGGGTGTACAAAGTACGCTGCTGGATCTGAATGATTATGCCGATGGAAAAAATGCCTATCCGCGGAGACTGGATAACGCGGAAGTTATTTTAGGTAAGAAGGCAGGCAAGCCCGGATACCTTGACCTGCCGTTGAGTACGGAGCTGCTGAATAGGCTCACACCCGAAGACCTGCGTTATCAGCTCTTTACCCGTGCCGGTAGCACTTTTCTGCCATCCTTCACCGGACGTGGTTCTTACCGCGATAAAATCTTTATGGGCGACAATGTATCTGTAGGGATCTCTGTACCGGAAATGATGCTGACTCAGGCGGAAGGATTGGCCAGAGCCGGCAGAAAAGACGATGCGATGGCCCTGGTGAATAAACTCAGACAAAAACGATTCCGGCCTGCACAATACGCGGTATTAACAGCGGCATCCAATGATGAGGCATTACGTATAGTCATTGACGAGAGAAGGAGAGAACTGTTTGGCACCGGGCTACGTTGGTTTGATCAACGCCGGCTCAGTATGGAACCTGCTTTGATGGAAACCGTAACGCGTGTATTCAAAGGCGTTACCTATACACTGAAGCCAGGAGACCGTTACGTTTATCCTATCCCTCCAAAGAATATTGAATTGAATCCTGAATTGACGCAAAATCAACGTTAA
- a CDS encoding TlpA disulfide reductase family protein has translation MNLNSMFFLAVLSMPALAMAQQGYTIKGSVSNIKTPAKVFLTYKVKGERQIDSTIMKNGKFVFRGSVGAPKEAHLLVKHSDLPPDPTTRPVEDILPFLIEDRTITIAAGDSIKKAAITGSPVNDDNVKITALLKPYYDKYGVLNDEFKGQSLEKQRDTAYIASLDRRANEIQGEIIAVKMKYVKANLSRYMALMAFNSTLPPEFDAVAAEKTFNELDPAIRKSDLGLELAARIAKVKKTQEGAEAPDFTQTDTNGKPVKLSDFRGKYVLLDFWASWCAPCRRENPNVVKAYNAYKDKGFTVLGVSLDKAGDRDKWLAAIEKDGLPWTQVTDLKAWENEAAKLYEVNAIPMNFLIDPNGKIIAKYLRGATLEETLQKVLSK, from the coding sequence ATGAATCTGAACAGCATGTTTTTTCTGGCGGTGTTGAGCATGCCGGCTCTCGCCATGGCACAGCAGGGGTATACTATCAAAGGCAGCGTAAGTAATATAAAAACTCCGGCGAAAGTATTTCTTACCTATAAGGTAAAAGGAGAGCGGCAGATTGATTCTACTATCATGAAAAACGGAAAGTTTGTTTTTCGTGGGAGTGTTGGCGCTCCTAAAGAAGCGCACCTGCTGGTAAAGCACAGTGATCTGCCACCAGACCCCACTACGCGCCCGGTGGAAGATATTCTGCCATTTCTTATTGAAGACAGAACTATTACGATAGCCGCCGGTGATTCTATCAAAAAAGCGGCTATTACAGGCAGTCCTGTTAATGACGACAATGTAAAGATTACCGCGTTGTTGAAGCCTTATTATGATAAGTATGGCGTGCTGAATGATGAGTTCAAGGGGCAATCCCTCGAAAAGCAGCGGGATACCGCGTATATCGCAAGCCTCGATCGCAGGGCAAATGAGATACAGGGAGAAATCATCGCCGTTAAAATGAAATATGTAAAAGCCAATCTGTCGCGCTATATGGCATTAATGGCTTTTAATTCCACGCTGCCGCCGGAGTTTGATGCAGTGGCAGCTGAAAAGACATTTAATGAGCTGGACCCCGCCATCAGAAAGTCAGATCTGGGGCTGGAGTTGGCGGCAAGAATTGCCAAAGTGAAGAAAACGCAGGAAGGAGCAGAGGCTCCTGATTTCACTCAGACTGACACCAACGGCAAACCGGTGAAGCTTTCTGATTTCAGAGGTAAATACGTACTGCTGGATTTCTGGGCATCCTGGTGTGCGCCTTGCAGGAGAGAAAATCCCAATGTGGTAAAAGCTTACAATGCGTATAAAGATAAAGGCTTCACCGTATTGGGCGTGTCTTTGGATAAAGCCGGCGACAGGGATAAATGGCTGGCTGCTATCGAAAAAGATGGTCTGCCCTGGACACAGGTTACTGACCTCAAAGCCTGGGAAAATGAAGCAGCAAAACTATATGAAGTAAATGCTATACCTATGAATTTCCTTATTGACCCTAATGGGAAAATCATTGCCAAATACCTGCGTGGCGCTACATTGGAGGAAACTTTGCAGAAAGTATTGTCCAAATGA
- a CDS encoding SusC/RagA family TonB-linked outer membrane protein: MYRRLLFVMCCLWAALPGKLFAQQQIKLKAALDEVKAVYGTRFSYEEHLLDNIYVNLKKPLTKKEPVEALLKELLYNKGFIFLYVQENYYTIIKDTRPPKDQEALPEQVPAVGATEDYVQTITGIVTDKNGRPLVGVTVIPEGYAIRFGSLTSSDGRYTLRLKEKTNAIVFTYIGMTPLKAEVGDKSVINAQLEEDVRQLQEVNVVSTGYQTLPKERATGAFEQITSKDLKKVPAVNLMERMEGVAPGVRFDVRNNKISIRGVNTLGSGTGSTPLIVIDGFPAIDQDLTRKTNEIASGGSVLSRYNPEDIESISILKDAAATSIWGAKAANGVIVITTKKGKKNSSQLNFSTNLSVSNPANMKNLNRMNTAQYIDLEKEMKDLGFFTDPIKWDNSWMTFNQNRPVSDALEWMFKADRGTATAGQRDSALSALSKMDNRSQIRDLLLQRAVSQQYNLSFSGGGQHSTYYLSTNYTKDVPVFKKNKGESYFVTANLSNELFNNRVTVNTGLNYNYSVSVANTAALNAMGNGRLGLRPYEMLADASGNPIARSIDFRDEVAADFLNKGYLPWTYSPLQELNYGNSTTKENRFRFTTDINTKITDWINVSVAGSLQRNLTETTILDELNSYNSRVLVNTGTTIGANGRLVYGVPYGGKMTNTNGNSFNYALRGQVNVNKSWGNILALNALAGTEIREDQSTGYQQTRYGFDGDTYSSASWNPTTSYMTVMGWSTSLGFSDGAINRSINRFLSYYGNGALSILNNRYIVSGSLRFDDFTLAGASRGQRARPLWSTGLKWDVTGEQFMKSLSWLNSLNLRLTYGTGGSVPMSASNTAILDLKGLDPLTREPYGNVLSPANNKISWELTRTLNLGIDADLFNNRLHFSVDAYTKKTTDILWWFPVNTTYGWSTLLYNAASMKGHGYDLGIRGDIIRNNQFGWSATFSFAYNTNEVTDARFTRPTSSMAVSGSTPIVGMPKDYMYAYRWAGLDNKGRSQIYTADGKIITADMANNQITANDMVYMGRTTPPYFGGLFNDFRYKSFSLGVRMTYEIGHVFRRLSIENYPDYATNNYYGLIGTQRDLADRWRKPGDEQFTNVPGLPNVSTNSSNRYKMADILVESASHIRLQQISLGYQVPAAALSRMMVKSVGLNLAVRNPGIIWKQNKAGIDPSYAMSTNYTNLPPAPSYFMSLNASF; this comes from the coding sequence ATGTACAGAAGATTGTTATTTGTCATGTGTTGCCTTTGGGCAGCACTGCCGGGGAAGCTATTTGCTCAGCAGCAGATAAAACTAAAAGCCGCACTGGACGAGGTAAAAGCAGTTTATGGTACCAGGTTCTCTTACGAAGAACATCTGCTGGATAACATTTACGTGAATCTGAAAAAACCGCTTACTAAAAAGGAACCCGTAGAAGCGCTCCTGAAAGAATTACTGTACAATAAAGGATTCATTTTCCTTTATGTACAGGAAAATTATTACACCATCATTAAGGATACCCGGCCTCCGAAAGACCAGGAGGCACTACCGGAGCAGGTTCCGGCTGTTGGAGCAACCGAAGATTATGTACAGACGATAACAGGTATTGTAACGGATAAAAATGGTCGCCCGCTGGTAGGAGTTACCGTAATTCCGGAAGGTTATGCTATCCGGTTTGGATCGCTGACAAGCAGTGATGGCAGATATACCTTGCGCCTGAAAGAAAAAACAAATGCTATCGTTTTTACTTATATAGGCATGACTCCACTAAAGGCGGAGGTGGGCGACAAATCTGTTATTAATGCGCAGCTGGAAGAAGACGTACGGCAGTTACAGGAAGTAAATGTGGTGTCCACCGGGTACCAGACCTTGCCTAAAGAGCGGGCCACCGGCGCTTTCGAGCAGATTACCAGCAAGGATCTTAAAAAGGTGCCGGCCGTCAACCTCATGGAACGTATGGAAGGCGTAGCTCCTGGTGTACGTTTTGATGTTAGAAATAACAAGATTTCAATCCGCGGCGTGAACACATTGGGAAGTGGTACCGGAAGTACGCCACTGATTGTGATTGATGGATTTCCCGCCATAGATCAGGATCTGACAAGAAAAACAAATGAAATTGCCAGCGGTGGATCTGTTTTAAGCAGGTATAACCCCGAAGACATCGAATCTATCTCTATCCTGAAAGATGCCGCTGCCACTTCCATCTGGGGCGCAAAAGCAGCAAATGGCGTAATCGTTATCACTACAAAAAAAGGAAAGAAGAATTCTTCCCAGCTCAATTTCAGTACAAACCTCAGTGTTTCCAATCCTGCTAATATGAAAAATCTGAACAGGATGAACACGGCACAATATATTGACCTGGAAAAAGAAATGAAAGATCTGGGCTTTTTCACTGATCCCATTAAATGGGATAACAGCTGGATGACTTTTAATCAGAACAGGCCGGTAAGTGACGCCCTGGAGTGGATGTTTAAGGCAGACAGAGGTACTGCAACAGCAGGTCAGCGCGATTCCGCACTATCAGCATTAAGCAAAATGGATAACCGTAGTCAGATCCGCGACTTATTGTTGCAGCGGGCCGTTTCCCAGCAGTATAATCTTTCCTTTTCCGGCGGGGGGCAACATAGCACTTATTATCTCTCTACCAACTATACCAAAGATGTACCGGTATTCAAAAAAAATAAAGGAGAAAGTTATTTCGTTACTGCCAACCTGAGTAACGAATTGTTTAATAACCGGGTAACTGTGAATACGGGCCTCAATTACAACTATTCGGTAAGCGTTGCCAATACCGCTGCGCTGAATGCCATGGGGAATGGCAGATTGGGCCTGCGCCCTTATGAAATGCTGGCAGATGCCAGCGGCAATCCAATTGCACGCTCCATCGATTTTCGTGATGAAGTAGCCGCCGACTTCCTGAATAAGGGCTATCTTCCATGGACCTATAGCCCTTTACAGGAGCTGAATTACGGGAATTCAACAACGAAAGAAAACCGCTTTCGCTTTACAACGGATATTAATACCAAAATCACAGACTGGATCAATGTAAGTGTGGCCGGATCTCTCCAGCGTAACCTGACAGAAACTACCATCCTGGATGAACTGAACAGCTATAATTCAAGGGTGCTGGTCAATACCGGTACAACTATCGGCGCCAACGGCCGGTTGGTATATGGTGTGCCTTATGGCGGTAAAATGACCAATACTAACGGTAATTCCTTTAACTATGCTTTACGCGGACAGGTAAACGTCAATAAATCCTGGGGAAACATCCTCGCCCTCAATGCCCTGGCTGGTACAGAAATAAGGGAAGATCAGTCGACCGGTTATCAGCAAACCCGCTATGGTTTTGATGGAGATACCTATTCATCGGCTTCCTGGAATCCTACTACATCTTATATGACGGTAATGGGCTGGAGCACTTCTCTGGGTTTCTCTGATGGCGCTATAAATCGTTCTATCAACAGGTTTTTGTCGTACTACGGTAACGGTGCTCTCTCCATACTGAATAATCGTTATATCGTGTCCGGCAGCCTGCGTTTCGACGACTTTACGCTTGCAGGGGCATCCCGCGGACAACGTGCCAGGCCGCTATGGAGTACAGGCCTGAAATGGGATGTGACCGGAGAGCAGTTTATGAAGTCATTGAGCTGGCTGAACAGCCTTAACCTGCGACTTACCTATGGTACCGGTGGCTCCGTACCCATGAGTGCCAGCAATACCGCTATTCTCGATCTGAAAGGGCTGGATCCTTTAACCAGGGAGCCATACGGAAATGTATTATCTCCCGCCAATAATAAAATCAGCTGGGAACTGACAAGGACCCTGAACCTGGGAATAGATGCGGATCTGTTTAACAACCGGCTGCATTTTAGCGTTGACGCCTATACGAAGAAAACTACCGATATTTTATGGTGGTTCCCGGTTAATACCACCTATGGCTGGTCTACCCTTTTATATAATGCTGCCAGCATGAAAGGACATGGTTATGATTTGGGTATAAGGGGAGACATTATCCGCAACAACCAATTCGGCTGGTCGGCCACTTTCAGTTTTGCCTATAATACCAATGAAGTAACAGATGCACGGTTTACACGCCCTACCAGTAGCATGGCTGTATCCGGCAGTACGCCCATAGTGGGGATGCCCAAAGATTATATGTATGCTTATCGTTGGGCCGGGTTGGATAACAAAGGCCGCTCCCAGATATATACGGCAGATGGAAAAATCATCACCGCCGACATGGCCAATAACCAGATCACCGCCAATGACATGGTATATATGGGCCGCACAACGCCACCTTATTTCGGAGGACTTTTCAATGACTTCAGGTATAAATCTTTTTCACTGGGTGTTCGCATGACCTACGAAATAGGACACGTGTTTCGCCGCTTATCTATAGAGAACTACCCAGATTACGCTACCAATAACTATTACGGTCTGATTGGTACGCAGCGCGACCTGGCCGACCGCTGGCGTAAACCGGGAGATGAACAGTTCACCAATGTACCCGGGCTACCCAATGTATCCACCAATAGCAGCAACCGTTACAAGATGGCAGATATACTGGTCGAAAGCGCCAGTCATATAAGATTACAACAGATCTCCCTGGGCTACCAGGTGCCTGCAGCAGCATTATCGCGAATGATGGTAAAATCAGTAGGGCTAAACCTCGCGGTAAGAAATCCTGGTATCATCTGGAAACAAAATAAAGCCGGCATAGATCCCAGTTACGCGATGAGCACCAACTATACCAATCTGCCGCCTGCTCCCAGTTATTTCATGAGCCTGAATGCTTCTTTCTAA